The Lutra lutra chromosome 10, mLutLut1.2, whole genome shotgun sequence genome contains a region encoding:
- the UPK2 gene encoding uroplakin-2 isoform X2 — MDPRQPSLHLTRPPPFCFLVWDWKRYLPSPRVHILPAPGPAMASLLPVQTWPLILILLTVLALGAAADFNISSISGLLSLALTESLLVALPPCHLTGGNATLMVRRANDSQVVKSSFVVPPCRGRRELVSVVDSGAGFTVTRLSAYQVTNLVPGTKYYISYLVTKGTSTESSREIPMSTLPRRKVESIGLGMARTGGMVVITVLLSVAMFLLVVGFIIALALGARK, encoded by the exons ATGGACCCAAGACAACCCAGCCTGCACTTAACCCGCCCCCCCCCTTTCTGCTTCCTGGtttgggactggaagagatacctccccagccccagggtccACATCCTTCCAG CTCCCGGCCCAGCTATGGCATCCCTGCTGCCCGTCCAGACCTGGCCCTTGATCCTGATTCTGCTGACTGTCCTGGCCCTGGGGGCTGCAG CAGACTTCAACATCTCAAGCATCTCTGGTCTGCTGTCCCTGGCACTAACGGAGAGCCTGCTGGTTGCCTTGCCCCCTTGTCACCTCACAGGGGGCAATGCCACACTCATGGTCCGGAGAGCCAATGACAGCCAAG TGGTGAAATCTAGCTTCGTGGTGCCTCCATGCCGTGGGCGCAGGGAGCTGGTGAGTGTGGTGGACAGCGGGGCCGGATTCACAGTCACCCGGCTCAGCGCGTACCAGGTGACAAACCTCGTGCCAGGAACCAAATACTA CATTTCCTACCTAGTGACGAAGGGGACATCCACTGAGTCCAGTAGAGAGATCCCAATGTCCACACTTCCTC GAAGAAAGGTGGAATCCATTGGGCTGGGAATGGCCCGGACGGGGGGCATGGTGGTCATCACAGTGCTGCTGTCTGTCGCCATGTTCCTGCTGGTGGTGGGCTTCATCATCGCGTTGGCCCTGGGCGCCCGGAAGTGA
- the UPK2 gene encoding uroplakin-2 isoform X1: protein MGCGLRHGPKTTQPALNPPPPFLLPGLGLEEIPPQPQGPHPSSHSHPKTKSATAGAWPHLPGSHSQPAPVLAPGPAMASLLPVQTWPLILILLTVLALGAADFNISSISGLLSLALTESLLVALPPCHLTGGNATLMVRRANDSQVVKSSFVVPPCRGRRELVSVVDSGAGFTVTRLSAYQVTNLVPGTKYYISYLVTKGTSTESSREIPMSTLPRRKVESIGLGMARTGGMVVITVLLSVAMFLLVVGFIIALALGARK from the exons ATGGGGTGTGGACTGAGGCATGGACCCAAGACAACCCAGCCTGCACTTAACCCGCCCCCCCCCTTTCTGCTTCCTGGtttgggactggaagagatacctccccagccccagggtccACATCCTTCCAG CCACTCCCACCCCAAGACAAAATCAGCCACCGCAGGGGCCTGGCCTCACTTGCCTGGAAGCCACAGCCAGCCAGCTCCTGTTCTAGCTCCCGGCCCAGCTATGGCATCCCTGCTGCCCGTCCAGACCTGGCCCTTGATCCTGATTCTGCTGACTGTCCTGGCCCTGGGGGCTGCAG ACTTCAACATCTCAAGCATCTCTGGTCTGCTGTCCCTGGCACTAACGGAGAGCCTGCTGGTTGCCTTGCCCCCTTGTCACCTCACAGGGGGCAATGCCACACTCATGGTCCGGAGAGCCAATGACAGCCAAG TGGTGAAATCTAGCTTCGTGGTGCCTCCATGCCGTGGGCGCAGGGAGCTGGTGAGTGTGGTGGACAGCGGGGCCGGATTCACAGTCACCCGGCTCAGCGCGTACCAGGTGACAAACCTCGTGCCAGGAACCAAATACTA CATTTCCTACCTAGTGACGAAGGGGACATCCACTGAGTCCAGTAGAGAGATCCCAATGTCCACACTTCCTC GAAGAAAGGTGGAATCCATTGGGCTGGGAATGGCCCGGACGGGGGGCATGGTGGTCATCACAGTGCTGCTGTCTGTCGCCATGTTCCTGCTGGTGGTGGGCTTCATCATCGCGTTGGCCCTGGGCGCCCGGAAGTGA